CTGCTTGCCTATGGTGTAAGTGAACTCCCGGTGTGTCATACAACTTCTGTGGTAATAAGGTATTCTTTTAGCAGAATGTCCACTGGTGCTATAGAATCTGAAGGTGGTTTAAGTTTATACCTCTCCTCCGAGGAAGGCGTTGATCTGAATTGGACCCAAGGTTGTTCCAGGGACAGCCGATTGAATCGGTTTGTACTTCTGTGCCGCTGCTGCAACAGGGTCCCTTTCCGCCATTGTTTCTGTATAATGAatgaaatacatataaaatcatttaactCTCTATACAGATGAAACTAAATTGTTGAGAAACCAGGCTAAAACAAAGGGTAAGTAGAATTCAAGCATTGATACAATGAAGATTAAAGAACTTACTCAGCAAAGCATTGATGAATGCTGACTTCCCTACGTTAGCTGCACCCTGTGAAAGCATTGAAGACATGATGAATGAATATTTGCCAGACCATTAAAACAGCATCTACCCTCTATTATAGTGGTAGAATAGTGAAGTCTAGAGTGTCATTATAATGTCGTAAGATaaaatcaaacaggatgaaatCAATATACAATAAACAAGAAATTTAAGGTAGCTATATATCTTTACTAactaaaaaactatttatttggtTATCAACAAAAGCGAGAATGCACATACCAGAATGTAGACATCTCGTCCCTGAAACACAAAAACAGGGAATGGAGAGGTTAGGTTAGAGAATATAAAATGAATAGAAGGTTATGTTATTCAATATTCAgcaataaagaaaaacaatatgttGGCCATTTCATGTTATCAACATTTCTCAAGAGAAATCTATTATTAGCACTAGTGTGAAGACTGAAGACAATTTTAAGACCTTTTTCTCCTTTTGGATTTCTGACGCAACTCCGTTAACTCCATCCAGTGACTTGGAACTTGTCAGATGGACACTCAAGACACTGTCAAAATTATATACATCCATATCAGGCAGTAGCTCCACAAACATTAAGTCAAGTCCTGGTAATCATGGGTAAGTGCCTACTTTAGTTTTTTCTTCGTGGTCACTTCCACAACCCAATCACCAATACAATTCATATCTGTTCCTTTTGGAAGGAGATCAATCTACAAGTACAAAGCACATTCATTAACCTAGAAAGCACTGAATAAGTAGCCAGGTCGTATAACCATACCTTAGTTATAACTAGTATGATCGGATTAGCACCAACTAAATCACGAACACGAGCTAAAAAACTACCATTGAAATCCACAATGTCAACCAATTTGACAATCAAGGCTTTCTCATGGCGCAAGTGAGAAAGCTTCTCCCTGAGTTCATCAGCTGAAACGAACTGCTTCCCACCACCAGCATACCCTCCATTACCACCAACAGCTGTAATCATATGTCCATGAGACAAAAGCTGACATCTTCCACATATTACAGTTCTTAGCTGGTgatgtttcttcttctgcaaCAACAAAGATTCAAACTTGATGACGTTTTTCACTTCACTGCAACAAAGTAAATAAACCCGATTCCTACCAAATCGTAGGTAACGAGATCGACGAATCCCGGAGAATCGACGTCGGAAGTCTGTAACGGAGCTCCGCAGCCGTAGCAACACGAGACGGAGGTGTCAACAACTTTCCGCACGCTCTCgtccttctttttcttcttctccctttTGAGCTCTTTCTTCACCACTTTCTGAGCTTGGTGAGCTCTTTGGTTCTCCAAGAACCTCTCTCCAGGAGTCGGAGCAGCAGCCGCGAATCCATCCCGCTCCGAGAGTGAAACCGTCGATTCTGAAGTGGAGATAGACTTACAGACGATTGACATCGTCGGGTTCCGGTGAATGACGGTGAGAGTGGGGTCACGTCTGGTGAAGCGACGAGGAAGAGAAGGAAACGTGGAGAGAGCTCGTAGCGCCATTGACCAGGGCTATCTATCTATCTTTCTTTCGAGATAAACCCCAAGAGAGACACTCAATACCCCCCTCTAGACTGTTTAGAGAGTTTGGGGAAAAGAAACCTTATTGGTAGGTCTGGACGTTCAGGTCTTTGGATCGAGTTTGAGCCCGTTCCTTTCGGATCCGGGTCTTAGGGTTCCTAAATATTTAGATCTAATAGGTACTTTGAAATTTTCGGGTCTGGTTCGGATCGATTTTTTTCGGGTCCAgatcggttcgggtctataattaaaatatccatAATTTTTCGTGTCCGGATCGGGTTCAGGTATTTATGATCTAAAAAAGAAATGACATACCCAACGCCATcaaatttagtcgatatttgtcatatatatttaaaattttactaactaacttaaatgaaactattaataattaaaataaaacatttttaaattctaaattttacattttaaaacttcatattacttaaaaaatgttataaaataataacaaatgttgttaacaaaagatatttcaactaaatcataaaatattatatataaaatagaacacaaaaaaaatcataaatttagatataaatatttttaagtcgggtacaaatcggtttttatcggatcgggtctattcgggtccgAGTCTATTCGGGCCAGTTCCTTTCGGTTCTGGTTCTTttgggtaaaaaaaatttaaacccaaaagatacttgtaaattttcggttcggttccgggtCGAATATTTTttggtcggttccggttcggattttcggatccAGGTTGAAATGCTCAGGCCTACTTATTGGTTTGGGATCTTTTATTCACTACTCATCTTGTAAAATACTTCGAGCCttaaattgaaaatttacaAGGACAAAGTCAAgtaccaagttttttttttttcaaactactCGACTTTATTAGACTTGTTAATcgttcataaatattttgttaaacaACATCGGCAAAAAAATTTTACAGTTTCAAAATTTGCTGACTATGagtttttttgcttgtcttatACATATGCTATTTACCTCGTTTTTTtcataagaaatcagttactcaATATTGTTAAATAGGGTAACAAGCCAACAAATCATATTATTTGCAAAGTATAAATCAAGCATCGAATATCTTCAGatcttttaatatttgtctcCTTATTGTTGCCGGTtaaaatttatctataaaaatattttattacttataaTTGTtactgaaaaatataaaaatgttatatttgataaaaaaaaagtccattaaaaaaagaaaattcataaatttatttttatttgaaattgtatttttatttagtttgtaagtattttaTAAACAAGTACTTGGTTGCGACAAATAACCAGCATGGTCATGTAACTTGCAACtattaacttttgttttttcgaATACTtgatatatcaaatatttgcTTTATCAAGTACCAAGTTCAAGTCATAAATACAATTACTTGAATGAGTGAAAAAATTATCGAGTACTTGATTTGTGCTCATCTTTCGATTCAAGTATCAAAATTTTACGGATATTATTCGATTCAAGTATTTAacgaaaataaccaaaatatcaaaaaaatattcaaatatcaaaaatttacAAGATGTATGTAATCTTAAAACtgtattcaaaaatatgaatcaaaaacttaaaaatataccgaaattactaaaaaatatttaatattaataattttttgggGTTATTCAGATAGTTAATCGGTCTAAGAGCGGATTTTAAACCAAGAGTCATGAATGTAAATACAAATATTGAGCagggtaaaatatatatatatccaaaccCGATTAGAACCGGGTTTTCCAGGTCGATTTTGGTTAGAGATTTCGGGTCTActacataaaaataatagtcCCTCTAGATGGAGTAGAAGGTTAGGAGGGTAGGGATACTAAATTCCATTCTCCCGCGCTTTTGCTTAACCTAAATCGAAACTCCCAAattggaaagaaaagaaaaattcaatttCACTCAATCGGAATAATCCTCACAgaggaaaaaaaaggaagagtcAAGATTCGTCTCTGTTTCTTCCGCAACGGTTGGATTTTGTATCTGCGATTTCAATTTCGTAGTTAAGCTTTGTAGTGACTCTTCCTCTTCTAGGGTTCATGTGAAATAGCTTCTCTCGTCTCGCGTTTTCTAGGGTTAATTTGGAGGGGGAGGAAGAAGATGCACATAAAGGAGATATGCTTGGAAGGTTTTAAATCATACGCCACGAGGACGGTGGTTCCGGGTTTCGACCCGCATTTCAACGCCATCACGGGTCTGAACGGCTCCGGGAAATCCAACATCCTCGATTCCGTCTGCTTCGTGCTGGGTATCACTAACCTCCAGCAAGTTCGAGCCGCTAATCTGCAGGAGCTCGTCTACAAGCAAGGACAAGCAGGGATTACCAAGGCCACTGTGTCGGTTACTTTTGATAACTCCGAGGTGAATAGGAGTCCTCTCGGCTATGAACAACACTCTGAGATAACTGTGACTCGACAAGTATGTCACATTTCTCTTTTGCTCTACTTATTAATCTCAAGCTTAGAAAATTTTGGTTGATTAAAGTATGTTATAAGGTTATGGTGGAAGAGGTCTTAGCttgattgtttttcttttatttgtgtGTGTCTTTTGGCTCTGAAGATTGTTGTTAGTGTAAGGAACAAGTATTTGATTGATTAATGGGGAAGCTTGTTTAGTTTGATTATACTCCCTATGTTATAAGACTATGGTGAAAAATGTTTCGTTTTGATTAGCTTTTCTCTTTTGGCTTTGAAGATTGTTGTTGGTGGAAGGAACAAGTATCTGATCAATGGGAAGCTTGCTCAACCAAGTCAAGTTCAGAACCTTTTCCACTCGGTGCAACTTAACGTCAATAATCCCCATTTTCTGATTATGCAAGGCCGTATAACCAAGGTTTTGAACATGAAACCTCCGGAGATCTTGTCGATGCTTGAAGAATCAGCTGGTACGAGGATGTATGAAAACAAGAAGGAGGCTGCATTGAAGACGCTAGAGAAAAAGCAAACCAAGGTCGATGAGATAAATCAACTCCTTGATCAAGAGATATCGCCGGCTTTGGAGAAGCTGAGGAAAGAAAAGGCGCAGTATATGCAGTGGGCTAATGGTAACGCGGAGCTAGATCGGCTAAAGAGGTTCTGTCTCGCTTTTCAATATGTTCAAGCAGAGAAAGTTAGAGACAGCTCTCTTCATGGGGTTGAACAGATGAAGACAAAAATGACTAGTATTGACGAAGAGACGGAGAAGACACTGGGAGAAATATCGGAACTGGATAAACAGGTAAAAACTTTGACTCGGGCAAGGGAAGCCAGCATGGGTGGAGAAGTAAAAACTTTGTCTGACAAAGTGGATGCACTGTCTAATGAAGTGACACGTGAATTTTCAAAGCTTAATAATATGGAGGACACTCTACAGGGCGAAGAAAATAATGCTGAAAAGGTTAGCTGACAGGTCTTAACCTTGTGTTGGAATGGTGACAGATTCCATGGCGATTTTCTGACAACTTTTGGTGTTGCTAGATTGTTCATAATATAGAAGATTTGAAGAAATCTGTAGAAGAGAGAGCTTCTGCTCTGAAGAAGTCTGACGAAGGAGCAGCAGACCTAAAACTGAAATTTCAGGAACTTTCCACCACCTTAGAAGAGTGTGAAAGAGAGCACCAGGTAGTACCACCTGAAGAAGAATCTTTATTTACTGCCAAATTGCCTTAGTCTATCTTGTATGTTAATTGAATTTAGGTCTCTGAATAATTAGGGTGTTCTAGCTGGTAAGAGTAGTGGAGATGAAGAAAAATGCCTTGAAGATCAACTACGTGATGCAAAGATTTCTGTTGGAACAGCTGAAACGGAGTTGAAACAACTGAATACCAAAATTATTCACTGTGAAAAGGACCTAAAAGAGAAGAAGTCCCAATTAATGTCAAAACGAGAAGAAGCTGTTGCAGTGGAAAATGAACTTGATGCGAGGAAAAATGATGTTGAAAGTGTGAAAAGGGCACTTGATTCTGTTCCATATAAAGAGGGTCAGATGGAAGCATTGGAGAAGGTTAGCGTGCttgttatttgatttttttttttccttctgttACATAAAGATCTATCTCAAATTTTCTCTTAGGATCGAGGATCGGAACTTGAAATTGGGCAAAGGATGAAAGACATTGTGCGAGATCTTTCAGCTCAATTAGCAAATGTTCAGTTTACGTATCGTGATCCTGTGAAGAACTTTGATCGATCAAAGGTGAAAGGTGTGGTTGCAAAACTGATAAAAGTAAATGATAGATCCTCAATGACAGCTCTGGAGGTAAGTGGGTATTATCTTATCATTATACGTTGTTAACTCATTTGAGTTTTCTAAGAGGACTATTGTTCAGGTTACAGCTGGTGGAAAGTTATTTAATGTTGTTGTAGACACAGAAGATACTGGAAAACAGCTCCTACAAAAGGGTGATCTACGGAGAAGAGTTACGATTATACCTCTTAACAAAATTCAGTCTCACTTAGTCCCATCTAGAGTGCAGCAAGCCGCTGTCAGATTGGTATATGGATCTTTTTATTTTACTGTCaaattcaacttttttttttctttgttctttgctgATTTTCTATTAATTTTCAGGTGGGGAAGGGTAACGCGGAACTGGCACTTTCTTTAGTTGGTTATAGCGAAGAAATAAAGGTGCACTGGTTGCCTGCTCAAAATATCGAGAATCTGTTACATTTGCATCATCCATTAGCTTATAAAATTTCTGATAACTAATATATTATGCAATGCAGAAAATAATTGTCACATTCATGAGCTGTTTATCTACTGATTGTTAGTTTCAGAACATTTTGTTACGGACAGACAGAAACGATTAGTCCATGACCATTAATTTTCGACATTCTATAATTCTTTGCAGAATGCCATGGAATTTGTATTCGGATCGACATTTGTTTGCAAAACTACTGATGTGGCAAAGGAAGTAAGTATTTCCTAGACAACAGAGTATGTGTGTTCTAACTCTGTGTTCGTGAAGGATGTTGTAGAGACATTAGAGTATGTTTGTTCTTACTTGACATGTATTTTCAGCTGCGTCTTTGTTATATAGTCTCTTAAGTCAACCTTTTCTTTGATTATCACAgtgaaaaa
The window above is part of the Brassica napus cultivar Da-Ae chromosome C3, Da-Ae, whole genome shotgun sequence genome. Proteins encoded here:
- the LOC106435290 gene encoding NO-associated protein 1, chloroplastic/mitochondrial isoform X1: MALRALSTFPSLPRRFTRRDPTLTVIHRNPTMSIVCKSISTSESTVSLSERDGFAAAAPTPGERFLENQRAHQAQKVVKKELKREKKKKKDESVRKVVDTSVSCCYGCGAPLQTSDVDSPGFVDLVTYDLKKKHHQLRTVICGRCQLLSHGHMITAVGGNGGYAGGGKQFVSADELREKLSHLRHEKALIVKLVDIVDFNGSFLARVRDLVGANPIILVITKIDLLPKGTDMNCIGDWVVEVTTKKKLNVLSVHLTSSKSLDGVNGVASEIQKEKKGRDVYILGAANVGKSAFINALLKTMAERDPVAAAAQKYKPIQSAVPGTTLGPIQINAFLGGEKLYDTPGVHLHHRQAAVVHSDDLPALAPQNRLRGQSFDISTLPTQSSSSPEGESLNGYTFFWGGLVRIDILKALPETRFTFYGPKALGIHVVPTKTATEFYQKEVGVLLTPPSGKDQIQEWKGLQSHRLLRIEFNDPKSRPASDVAISGLGWISIEPIRRVRDSEPRDLEDAEHEIRVCVSVPKPVEVFIRPTLPIGIFGAEWYQYRDLSDKEEEVRPKWYF
- the LOC106435290 gene encoding NO-associated protein 1, chloroplastic/mitochondrial isoform X2 → MALRALSTFPSLPRRFTRRDPTLTVIHRNPTMSIVCKSISTSESTVSLSERDGFAAAAPTPGERFLENQRAHQAQKVVKKELKREKKKKKDESVRKVVDTSVSCCYGCGAPLQTSDVDSPGFVDLVTYDLKKKHHQLRTVICGRCQLLSHGHMITAVGGNGGYAGGGKQFVSADELREKLSHLRHEKALIVKLVDIVDFNGSFLARVRDLVGANPIILVITKIDLLPKGTDMNCIGDWVVEVTTKKKLNVLSVHLTSSKSLDGVNGVASEIQKEKKGRDVYILGAANVGKSAFINALLKTMAERDPVAAAAQKYKPIQSAVPGTTLGPIQINAFLGGEKLYDTPGVHLHHRQAAVVHSDDLPALAPQNRLRGQSFDISTLPTQSSSSPEGESLNGYTFFWGGLVRIDILKALPETRFTFYGPKALGIHVVPTKTATEFYQKEVGVLLTPPSGKDQIQEWKGLQSHRLLRIEFNDPKRPASDVAISGLGWISIEPIRRVRDSEPRDLEDAEHEIRVCVSVPKPVEVFIRPTLPIGIFGAEWYQYRDLSDKEEEVRPKWYF
- the LOC106435286 gene encoding structural maintenance of chromosomes protein 2-2 codes for the protein MHIKEICLEGFKSYATRTVVPGFDPHFNAITGLNGSGKSNILDSVCFVLGITNLQQVRAANLQELVYKQGQAGITKATVSVTFDNSEVNRSPLGYEQHSEITVTRQIVVGGRNKYLINGKLAQPSQVQNLFHSVQLNVNNPHFLIMQGRITKVLNMKPPEILSMLEESAGTRMYENKKEAALKTLEKKQTKVDEINQLLDQEISPALEKLRKEKAQYMQWANGNAELDRLKRFCLAFQYVQAEKVRDSSLHGVEQMKTKMTSIDEETEKTLGEISELDKQVKTLTRAREASMGGEVKTLSDKVDALSNEVTREFSKLNNMEDTLQGEENNAEKIVHNIEDLKKSVEERASALKKSDEGAADLKLKFQELSTTLEECEREHQGVLAGKSSGDEEKCLEDQLRDAKISVGTAETELKQLNTKIIHCEKDLKEKKSQLMSKREEAVAVENELDARKNDVESVKRALDSVPYKEGQMEALEKDRGSELEIGQRMKDIVRDLSAQLANVQFTYRDPVKNFDRSKVKGVVAKLIKVNDRSSMTALEVTAGGKLFNVVVDTEDTGKQLLQKGDLRRRVTIIPLNKIQSHLVPSRVQQAAVRLVGKGNAELALSLVGYSEEIKNAMEFVFGSTFVCKTTDVAKEVAFNRDIRTPTVTLEGDIFQPSGLLTGGSRKGGGELLRQLHDLAEAETKLQVHQKRLYEIEAKINELKPLQKKFTDMKAQLELKMYDLSLFLKRAEQNEHHKLGEAVKKLEEEFEEMRSQIKEKEGRYKSCAVTVSTLEKSIKDHDKNREGRLKDLEKNIKSIKARIQASSKDLKGHENERERLLMEQEAVVQEQSSLESQLASLRTQISTLASDVDKQRAKVDAIQKDHNQSLAELKLIHEKMKECDTQISGFVADQEKSLQKLSEMKLEKKKLQNEVTRMEMEQKDCSVKVDKLIEKHAWIITEKTLFGKGGTDYDFESRDPYKAREELERLQTDQSSLEKRVNKKVMAMFEKAEDEYNALMSKKNIIETDKSKIKKVIEELDEKKKETLKVTWVKVNQDFGSIFSTLLPGTMAKLEPPEGGSFLDGLEVRVAFGSVWKQSLSELSGGQRSLLALSLILALLLFKPAPLYILDEVDAALDLSHTQNIGRMIKTHFPHSQFIVVSLKEGMFNNADVLFRTKFVDGVSTVQRTVTKQSK